In one Populus nigra chromosome 12, ddPopNigr1.1, whole genome shotgun sequence genomic region, the following are encoded:
- the LOC133670228 gene encoding E3 ubiquitin-protein ligase RMA1H1-like: MSCLFKKESLEVIGFVRRFCLEASFMKPEEGPLIGFIGIGFVLGDRIIYFIDVVGKFSRHENLKFLLRSKAAKNSRLEPDTMALDQYMEETVAQNDYNREDKPSLPNWKSVSETVIDSDDSRSSGFDCNICLDSVHDPVVTLCGHLYCWPCIYKWLHFQSISAENQDQHPQQQCPVCKAEVSQSTIVPLFGRGQTTKPCKGKAPNLGIIIPRRPPGRACGFDSPRSPIATSSPRVTPQIHHRHNYPHQSQHYYSQPGSNSTSPMRSPGGSTLNMPALEVGMFGEMMYSRVFSNSITNIHSYPNSYHLAGSASPRVRRHVMQADRSLSRICFFLFCCVFLCFLSF; the protein is encoded by the exons ATGTCATGTTTGTTTAAAAAGGAATCACTTGAAGTAATTGGTTTCGTCAGAAGGTTTTGTCTCGAAGCTTCATTTATGAAACCCGAGGAGGGCCCCCTTATTGGTTTTATTGGGATTGGCTTTGTTCTTGGGGATAGAATCATCTATTTCATTGATGTTGTGGGGAAGTTTTCTAGGCATGAAAACTTAAAATTTCTTCTAAG ATCCAAGGCAGCAAAAAATTCCCGACTTGAACCAGACACCATGGCCTTAGACCAATACATGGAAGAAACTGTGGCTCAAAATGATTATAATAGAGAAGATAAGCCATCGCTGCCAAACTGGAAATCTGTTTCTGAGACAGTCATAGACTCTGATGATAGCCGCTCCAGTGGTTTTGATTGCAATATTTGCCTAGACTCCGTGCATGATCCGGTGGTCACTCTTTGTGGTCACCTCTACTGCTGGCCCTGCATATACAAATGGCTTCATTTCCAGAGCATCTCGGCAGAAAACCAAGATCAGCACCCACAACAGCAATGTCCTGTATGCAAAGCCGAAGTTTCCCAATCTACAATAGTTCCACTCTTTGGCCGGGGCCAAACCACAAAACCCTGCAAGGGCAAAGCCCCCAATCTCGGTATAATCATTCCACGAAGACCTCCTGGTCGTGCATGTGGTTTTGACTCACCAAGATCACCTATTGCCACCAGCAGTCCTCGCGTAACACCGCAAATTCATCATCGGCATAATTATCCGCATCAATCGCAACACTACTATTCTCAGCCAGGGAGTAACTCTACTTCCCCGATGCGTAGCCCAGGGGGCTCTACATTGAACATGCCCGCGCTAGAGGTCGGGATGTTCGGCGAAATGATGTACTCAAGGGTCTTCAGTAACTCGATAACCAACATCCACAGTTACCCAAATTCGTATCATCTTGCTGGAAGCGCCAGCCCAAGAGTGAGAAGGCATGTAATGCAAGCTGATAGGTCGCTCAGCAGAATCTGCTTCTTCCTCTTCTGCTgtgtatttttgtgttttctctctttctga